A single window of Nocardioides baekrokdamisoli DNA harbors:
- the purH gene encoding bifunctional phosphoribosylaminoimidazolecarboxamide formyltransferase/IMP cyclohydrolase, with product MNADQIQIRRALISVFDKTGLEDLVRGLHDAGVELVSTGGSAALIDQLGLPVTKVEDLTGFPECLDGRVKTLHPRVHAGILADRRLPEHVAQIEELGVEPFDLVVVNLYPFAATVASGASVDDCIEKIDIGGPSMVRAAAKNHPSVAIVTDGADYARTLEAAKAGGFSYEERKALAAKAFVHTATYDVAVASWMGSVLIDSSDGTGFPAWIGGTYDKAAVLRYGENPHQKAALYLNGFGPAGLAQAEQLHGKEMSYNNYVDTDAARRAVNDFAEPAVAIIKHANPCGLAVGADIAEAHRKAHACDPVSAFGGVIASNRPVSVEMAKQVADVFTEVIVAPAYEDGAVEILSQKKNIRILIANVDGGSPVETRPISGGLLMQTVDHVDAEGDDPASWTLATGEAADAATLADLAFAWKACRAAKSNAILLAKDGGSVGIGMGQVNRVDSCKLAVERANSLAEGDERAAGSVAASDAFFPFEDGPQILIDAKVKAIVQPGGSVRDELTIEACKAAGVTMYFTGTRHFFH from the coding sequence ATGAACGCTGACCAGATCCAGATCCGCCGCGCGCTGATCTCCGTTTTCGACAAGACCGGTCTCGAGGACCTCGTACGCGGTCTGCACGACGCAGGCGTCGAGCTCGTCTCGACCGGCGGTTCGGCCGCCCTCATCGACCAGCTCGGTCTGCCGGTCACGAAGGTCGAGGACCTGACCGGCTTCCCCGAGTGCCTCGACGGGCGCGTGAAGACCCTGCATCCCCGCGTACACGCCGGGATCCTGGCTGACCGCCGCCTGCCCGAGCACGTCGCGCAGATCGAGGAACTCGGTGTCGAGCCGTTTGACCTCGTCGTGGTCAACCTCTACCCGTTCGCTGCCACCGTCGCTTCCGGCGCGAGCGTCGACGACTGCATCGAGAAGATCGACATCGGCGGTCCGTCGATGGTCCGCGCCGCGGCGAAGAACCACCCCAGCGTCGCCATCGTCACCGATGGCGCCGACTACGCCCGTACGCTCGAGGCCGCCAAGGCCGGTGGCTTCAGCTACGAGGAGCGCAAGGCGCTGGCCGCCAAGGCGTTCGTCCACACCGCGACCTACGACGTGGCCGTCGCTTCCTGGATGGGTTCGGTCCTGATCGATTCCTCGGACGGGACCGGCTTCCCGGCCTGGATCGGCGGCACGTACGACAAGGCGGCCGTCCTGCGGTACGGCGAGAACCCGCACCAGAAGGCGGCGCTCTACCTCAACGGTTTCGGTCCGGCCGGGCTGGCGCAGGCCGAGCAGTTGCACGGCAAGGAGATGTCGTACAACAACTACGTCGACACCGACGCCGCCCGCCGGGCCGTGAACGACTTCGCCGAGCCGGCTGTCGCGATCATCAAGCACGCCAACCCGTGTGGTCTGGCCGTCGGCGCTGACATCGCGGAGGCGCACCGCAAGGCGCACGCCTGCGACCCGGTCAGCGCCTTCGGTGGCGTCATCGCCTCGAACCGTCCGGTGAGTGTCGAGATGGCCAAGCAGGTCGCCGACGTCTTCACCGAGGTCATCGTTGCCCCGGCCTACGAAGACGGCGCGGTCGAGATCCTGTCTCAGAAGAAGAACATCCGGATCCTGATCGCGAACGTCGACGGTGGCTCGCCGGTCGAGACCCGGCCGATCAGCGGCGGTCTGCTGATGCAGACCGTTGACCACGTGGACGCCGAGGGTGACGACCCCGCGAGCTGGACGCTGGCGACCGGCGAGGCTGCCGACGCTGCAACTCTCGCGGACCTTGCGTTCGCCTGGAAGGCCTGCCGCGCGGCGAAGTCGAACGCGATCCTGCTCGCCAAGGACGGCGGTTCGGTCGGCATCGGCATGGGCCAGGTCAACCGCGTCGACTCCTGCAAGCTCGCCGTCGAGCGAGCCAACTCGCTGGCTGAGGGCGATGAGCGTGCCGCCGGATCCGTCGCCGCCTCGGACGCGTTCTTCCCGTTCGAGGACGGGCCGCAGATCCTCATCGACGCCAAGGTGAAGGCGATCGTGCAGCCGGGTGGCTCCGTACGTGACGAGCTCACGATCGAGGCCTGCAAGGCTGCCGGCGTGACGATGTATTTCACTGGCACGAGGCACTTCTTCCACTGA
- the sucD gene encoding succinate--CoA ligase subunit alpha, whose translation MSIYLNSDSKIIVQGITGGMGAKHTALMLDSGATIVGGVNARKAGTTVTHKDANGADVELPVFGNVAEAMEKTGANVSVLFVPPAFTKDAAIEAIDAEMPLIVVITEGVPVQDSAEVWSYLQGKKTRMIGPNCPGIITPGESLAGITPHTIAGKGPIGLVSKSGTLTYQMMFELRDFGISTAIGIGGDPIVGTTHIDALQAFEDDPETTAIIMIGEIGGDAEERAADYIKAHITKPVVGYVAGFTAPEGKTMGHAGAIVSGSAGTAAAKKEALEAVGVKVGKTPSEAAELMREIMKSL comes from the coding sequence ATGTCGATTTATCTGAACTCTGATTCCAAGATCATCGTCCAGGGCATCACGGGCGGCATGGGTGCCAAGCACACCGCTCTCATGCTCGACTCGGGCGCGACGATCGTCGGTGGTGTCAACGCCCGCAAGGCCGGCACCACGGTCACCCACAAGGACGCCAACGGCGCCGACGTCGAGTTGCCGGTCTTCGGCAACGTGGCCGAGGCCATGGAGAAGACCGGCGCCAACGTGTCGGTGCTCTTCGTGCCGCCGGCGTTCACCAAGGACGCTGCGATCGAGGCGATTGACGCCGAGATGCCGCTGATCGTGGTCATCACCGAGGGCGTTCCGGTCCAGGACTCGGCCGAGGTGTGGTCGTACCTCCAGGGCAAGAAGACCCGCATGATCGGTCCGAACTGCCCCGGCATCATCACGCCGGGTGAGTCGCTGGCCGGCATCACGCCGCACACCATTGCGGGCAAGGGCCCGATCGGCCTCGTGTCGAAGTCGGGCACCTTGACCTACCAGATGATGTTCGAGCTGCGGGACTTCGGCATCTCGACCGCCATCGGTATCGGCGGCGACCCGATCGTGGGCACCACCCACATCGATGCGCTGCAGGCGTTCGAGGATGACCCGGAGACCACGGCCATCATCATGATCGGTGAGATCGGTGGTGACGCTGAGGAGCGCGCCGCTGACTACATCAAGGCTCACATCACGAAGCCGGTCGTCGGCTACGTGGCTGGCTTCACCGCTCCGGAGGGCAAGACCATGGGCCACGCCGGCGCCATCGTGTCCGGCTCGGCCGGCACGGCTGCCGCGAAGAAGGAGGCCCTCGAGGCCGTCGGCGTCAAGGTCGGCAAGACGCCGTCCGAGGCCGCCGAGCTCATGCGGGAGATCATGAAGTCCCTCTGA
- the purN gene encoding phosphoribosylglycinamide formyltransferase — translation MTARLVVLVSGSGTNLQALIDASRDAAYGAEIVAVGADRDHILGLDRATREQIPTFVVPLNGFESREEWDEALTAAVSAYEPDLVVLAGFMKLVGESFLAAFGGRTVNTHPALSPSFPGMTGPADALAYGVKITGCTLFVVDAGVDTGVIVAQTAVAVEDDDTVETLHERIKVGERQMLVDSVGRMARDGFQVDGRRVRFVR, via the coding sequence GTGACCGCTCGCCTCGTCGTCCTCGTCTCCGGCAGCGGAACCAATCTGCAGGCCCTCATCGATGCGTCGCGCGACGCTGCGTACGGTGCCGAGATCGTCGCCGTGGGAGCCGACCGGGATCACATTCTCGGGCTCGACCGCGCAACCCGTGAACAGATCCCGACGTTCGTGGTGCCGCTCAACGGCTTCGAGTCCCGCGAGGAGTGGGACGAGGCGCTGACCGCCGCCGTCAGCGCGTACGAACCGGACCTGGTCGTCCTCGCCGGCTTCATGAAGCTGGTCGGGGAATCGTTCCTGGCAGCGTTCGGCGGACGTACGGTCAACACCCATCCGGCACTGTCGCCGAGCTTCCCCGGGATGACCGGGCCGGCCGACGCGCTTGCGTACGGCGTCAAGATCACCGGGTGCACGCTCTTCGTGGTCGATGCGGGTGTGGACACCGGGGTGATCGTGGCCCAGACCGCAGTGGCCGTGGAGGACGATGACACCGTCGAGACCCTGCACGAGCGGATCAAGGTCGGGGAGCGACAGATGCTGGTCGACAGCGTCGGCCGGATGGCTCGTGACGGCTTCCAGGTCGACGGTCGACGGGTTCGCTTCGTCCGATAG
- a CDS encoding cell division protein PerM: protein MSFFVAGPSRSAVTAPQRPLALVATLGGAVAALMSLGVCMVVGVIGWYLTDAGSHGSATSGLRVGAVGWLVGQGTGLTLPGYDLQPMPLAITALILWVTWQVGLRVGGMVADHGPDADGIADGSRDLVVPTAGLLFVLGYVVVALVVDALASRNGSVTASATLSATFPLALLVGLPAIAVDSGRLQVWVADVPEDLRGLLAGVRGLLIGWFIVSAAAFLVALLVHGTKAVNMVSETHLHGGSAVSYIGSMLLVLPNAVVFAGSYLLGAPFSLGAGSTVAPHALHGGPGAWPWIPWLAATPTTNSSWMYAVLALPVAVAVVVAVRLERRTPAPSVVAAAIRASAYSLLAAIAVGVLGWWAGGAVGSGLMVRFGTSVGAMFVHALYWIVLPSIVAAAAASWWEGRRSS from the coding sequence ATGTCGTTCTTCGTCGCTGGTCCATCTCGCTCGGCGGTGACTGCCCCGCAGCGCCCGTTGGCCCTCGTGGCGACCCTCGGTGGTGCTGTCGCTGCCCTGATGTCACTCGGTGTCTGCATGGTCGTCGGTGTGATCGGGTGGTACCTCACCGATGCCGGGTCGCACGGTTCGGCGACGAGCGGCCTGCGCGTGGGTGCCGTCGGCTGGCTGGTCGGACAGGGGACCGGTCTCACGCTTCCCGGGTACGACCTGCAGCCGATGCCGTTGGCGATCACGGCGCTCATCCTGTGGGTCACGTGGCAGGTGGGCCTGCGCGTGGGTGGAATGGTCGCCGACCACGGCCCCGATGCGGACGGCATCGCCGATGGCTCCCGGGACCTCGTCGTGCCGACAGCCGGGCTGTTGTTCGTGCTGGGCTATGTCGTCGTCGCACTCGTCGTCGACGCCCTGGCGAGCCGCAACGGATCAGTGACCGCGTCCGCAACGCTGAGTGCAACCTTCCCGCTGGCGCTGCTGGTCGGGCTGCCGGCCATCGCCGTGGACTCGGGCCGCTTGCAGGTCTGGGTCGCCGACGTCCCCGAGGATCTGCGCGGTCTCCTGGCCGGCGTACGCGGGCTGCTGATCGGGTGGTTCATCGTCTCTGCGGCGGCCTTCCTCGTGGCGCTGCTGGTCCATGGCACCAAGGCCGTCAACATGGTCTCCGAAACGCACCTCCACGGCGGGTCCGCGGTCAGCTACATCGGCAGCATGCTGCTCGTTCTCCCCAACGCGGTCGTGTTCGCCGGCAGTTATCTGCTCGGTGCGCCGTTCAGCCTGGGAGCCGGCAGCACCGTGGCTCCGCACGCGCTGCACGGCGGTCCCGGGGCGTGGCCCTGGATCCCGTGGCTGGCCGCCACACCCACGACCAACAGCAGTTGGATGTACGCGGTCCTCGCGCTGCCGGTCGCAGTCGCGGTCGTCGTGGCTGTCCGACTGGAACGTCGGACTCCGGCCCCTTCGGTCGTGGCCGCCGCGATTCGGGCATCGGCGTACTCCCTGCTCGCAGCGATCGCCGTCGGAGTCCTGGGATGGTGGGCTGGCGGCGCCGTCGGCTCGGGCCTGATGGTCCGCTTCGGCACCTCGGTCGGCGCGATGTTCGTCCATGCCCTCTACTGGATCGTGCTGCCCTCGATCGTCGCGGCTGCAGCAGCCTCCTGGTGGGAAGGCCGCCGGTCCTCGTGA
- a CDS encoding SigE family RNA polymerase sigma factor yields the protein MTATPTAPHAAANDGFDAFYRRTRTRLLVQTWALTGDRPAAVKAVRDAYVACAHHWPKVSLLDDAHADTGGSEREDWLRPIAWGRAQSRHTVPHFHRAAQINEEAAATLAAVASLSSLHRRVLLLSHLSTANLTQLAREVGLSTRRAERELHEAIARFATHRGVAPSEVQAAFEPLFADAVRQPWPDSNSLLRIGASRRIVHLSVGAAAIVALCVGVGVGVSWDGRTTAALGQKHWNSVNPQSTIQVSSSSLLPITDLARLGDVTGAVGDGDQPKLPPAAAKSTAAHVLACLGGAGSTSDTHVAAWRTVGTSAASGWVTEAVRSSSDPGQASADYKALLTWYDGCPSVRLQLQKTYVVKGVGDQASIAQLRNFDGSGRTVLVGVAQTGSLTAIVGTSQHASATPAAVAAGLATLTERLCHAPGAGVKNCVANPVVTPGPLPKLSNHPGLLGTVDLPAIAGINQPWESTPITVATRNLAATPCDRTSFGAVHGSVSRVFLLPGAKQLAANFGLSETVGRFPSAGAASAFQDAIKAKMDSCQKNDLGSHVALIPIPGLPAGAAAFAWQVQIQTSANNSVTYDMAAISAGRSVAQLSFVPDGSYTISDQDFAALVVRAAARLAFN from the coding sequence ATGACTGCCACACCCACAGCGCCTCACGCCGCCGCCAACGACGGCTTCGACGCCTTCTACCGCCGCACGCGTACGCGCCTCTTGGTGCAGACGTGGGCACTCACCGGCGACCGGCCGGCGGCGGTGAAGGCCGTACGCGACGCGTACGTCGCCTGCGCTCATCACTGGCCCAAGGTGTCCCTGCTGGACGACGCCCATGCCGACACCGGCGGCAGCGAACGCGAGGACTGGCTGCGCCCCATCGCGTGGGGACGAGCGCAGAGCCGACACACCGTGCCGCACTTCCATCGCGCCGCGCAGATCAACGAGGAGGCAGCCGCGACGCTCGCAGCGGTCGCCTCCCTGTCCAGCCTCCACCGGCGCGTACTCCTGCTCTCGCACCTGTCGACCGCGAACCTCACGCAACTGGCCCGCGAAGTCGGTCTCTCGACCCGTCGGGCCGAGCGTGAGCTCCACGAGGCCATCGCACGGTTCGCGACGCACCGCGGGGTGGCCCCCAGCGAGGTCCAGGCTGCTTTCGAGCCCTTGTTCGCCGACGCGGTCAGGCAGCCGTGGCCGGATTCCAATTCGCTGCTGCGCATCGGCGCCTCCCGCCGCATCGTGCATCTCTCGGTCGGCGCAGCGGCGATCGTCGCGCTCTGTGTGGGAGTCGGCGTCGGGGTCTCGTGGGACGGACGTACGACGGCAGCTCTCGGCCAGAAGCACTGGAACAGTGTGAATCCCCAGTCCACCATCCAGGTGAGCTCGAGTTCGCTGCTTCCGATCACCGACCTCGCCAGGCTCGGCGACGTGACCGGCGCCGTCGGCGACGGCGACCAGCCCAAACTGCCGCCGGCAGCCGCGAAGTCCACGGCCGCCCACGTCCTGGCGTGCCTGGGGGGCGCCGGTTCGACCTCGGACACCCATGTGGCCGCATGGCGTACGGTCGGCACCTCCGCTGCGAGCGGCTGGGTCACCGAGGCGGTCCGATCCAGCAGCGACCCCGGCCAGGCGAGCGCGGACTACAAGGCGCTGCTGACGTGGTACGACGGCTGTCCCAGCGTGCGGCTCCAGTTGCAGAAGACGTACGTCGTCAAGGGTGTGGGCGACCAGGCATCGATCGCCCAACTCCGTAACTTCGACGGCTCCGGGCGAACGGTCCTGGTGGGCGTCGCGCAGACCGGCTCGCTGACCGCGATCGTCGGCACCTCGCAACATGCCTCGGCGACTCCCGCGGCCGTCGCCGCCGGCCTGGCAACCCTCACCGAGCGGCTCTGCCACGCGCCCGGGGCCGGCGTGAAGAACTGCGTCGCGAATCCGGTGGTCACACCTGGCCCGCTGCCGAAATTGTCGAATCACCCGGGGCTGCTCGGCACCGTCGACCTGCCCGCGATCGCCGGGATCAACCAGCCGTGGGAATCAACGCCCATCACCGTGGCCACGCGGAACCTCGCTGCAACACCATGCGACCGCACCAGCTTCGGCGCCGTCCACGGCAGCGTGAGCCGGGTCTTCCTGCTCCCGGGGGCGAAGCAACTGGCAGCAAACTTCGGACTCTCCGAGACGGTTGGTCGGTTCCCGTCGGCTGGTGCCGCGTCGGCGTTCCAGGACGCGATCAAGGCGAAGATGGATTCCTGCCAGAAGAACGATCTCGGCAGCCACGTCGCTCTCATCCCGATCCCGGGGCTACCCGCCGGCGCCGCCGCCTTCGCCTGGCAGGTCCAGATCCAGACCAGCGCAAACAATTCGGTGACGTACGACATGGCGGCAATCTCCGCCGGCCGATCGGTGGCTCAGTTGAGTTTCGTGCCCGACGGGTCGTACACGATCAGCGACCAGGACTTCGCCGCGCTGGTCGTACGCGCCGCCGCGCGACTCGCCTTCAACTGA
- a CDS encoding bifunctional methylenetetrahydrofolate dehydrogenase/methenyltetrahydrofolate cyclohydrolase, giving the protein MTAQKLDGTATAAAIKGELRERVAALKAKGITPGLGTILVGEDPGSKWYVAGKHKDCAEVGIESIRIDLPDTASQEDVESAVRQLNEDPACTGYIVQLPLPKGLDENMVLGLIDPAKDADGLHPTNLGWLVLGKEAPLPCTPFGIVELLRRHGVEIAGKEVVVVGRGVTVGRPLGLLLTRRSENATVTLCHTGTRDLAAHTRLADIIVAAAGVPGIITADMVKPGAALLDVGVSRVDGKVAGDLADDVWEVAGWVSPNPGGVGPMTRAMLISNVVLAAEQAY; this is encoded by the coding sequence GTGACTGCACAGAAGTTGGACGGCACCGCCACCGCGGCCGCGATCAAGGGCGAACTGCGCGAGCGGGTCGCTGCGCTCAAGGCGAAGGGCATCACGCCGGGCCTCGGCACGATCCTGGTCGGCGAGGACCCCGGTTCGAAGTGGTACGTGGCCGGCAAGCACAAGGACTGCGCCGAGGTCGGCATCGAGTCGATCCGGATCGACCTGCCTGACACGGCTTCCCAGGAGGACGTCGAGTCGGCCGTACGCCAGCTCAATGAGGACCCGGCGTGCACCGGCTACATCGTGCAGTTGCCGCTGCCCAAGGGCTTGGACGAGAACATGGTGCTCGGTCTGATCGACCCGGCCAAGGACGCGGACGGTCTTCACCCGACCAACCTCGGCTGGCTCGTCCTGGGCAAGGAGGCTCCGCTTCCGTGTACGCCGTTCGGCATCGTCGAACTGCTGCGGCGCCACGGTGTCGAGATCGCGGGCAAGGAGGTCGTGGTCGTAGGCCGCGGCGTCACCGTCGGTCGCCCCCTGGGCCTGCTGCTGACCCGTCGGTCGGAGAACGCCACCGTCACGCTGTGTCACACCGGTACGCGGGACCTTGCTGCGCACACCCGCCTGGCGGACATCATCGTCGCGGCCGCCGGCGTCCCCGGGATCATCACGGCGGACATGGTCAAGCCCGGTGCTGCGCTGCTCGACGTCGGTGTCAGCCGCGTCGACGGCAAGGTGGCCGGCGACCTCGCCGACGATGTCTGGGAGGTCGCCGGTTGGGTCTCGCCGAACCCCGGTGGCGTTGGCCCGATGACGCGCGCGATGCTCATCTCGAACGTCGTCCTCGCGGCCGAACAGGCGTACTGA